From a region of the Vicingaceae bacterium genome:
- a CDS encoding type III-A CRISPR-associated RAMP protein Csm3, translating into MNDKRQLIKKIKFDYKLELITGLRIGDSKENVEIGGVDAPVIRRKDNQQPYIPGSSIKGKIRCLLELSKGINMDSECRNTGDIIQQLFGASERKEKEKENENEKYPNIPSRLIVRDAYLTEESVKKFKQNEFTDMPYTEIKAENKIDRKTGKAESPRLFERVPAGAVFNVEFIINIFEGDDQKKLEELLQEGIKLLELDYLGGSGSRGYGQVKFDLVKITQYKIERENEIVKIIEDKTNV; encoded by the coding sequence ATGAACGACAAAAGACAACTTATTAAAAAAATTAAATTCGATTACAAATTGGAGCTAATCACCGGACTACGCATAGGTGATAGCAAAGAAAATGTTGAAATTGGCGGAGTGGACGCTCCTGTCATCCGCAGAAAAGACAACCAACAACCTTATATTCCGGGTAGCTCAATTAAAGGAAAAATCCGTTGTCTGCTGGAATTATCCAAAGGAATAAACATGGACTCTGAATGCAGAAACACGGGGGATATAATACAACAACTTTTCGGGGCAAGCGAAAGAAAAGAAAAAGAAAAAGAAAATGAAAATGAAAAATACCCCAACATTCCTTCTCGTCTCATTGTACGTGATGCATACCTAACCGAAGAGTCAGTTAAGAAATTTAAACAAAATGAATTCACGGATATGCCTTATACCGAAATAAAAGCAGAAAATAAAATTGACCGAAAAACAGGTAAAGCCGAATCGCCCCGATTATTTGAACGCGTACCAGCCGGTGCTGTTTTTAATGTAGAATTTATCATCAACATCTTTGAAGGCGATGATCAAAAAAAACTTGAAGAATTATTGCAAGAAGGAATAAAATTACTTGAATTGGATTACTTGGGAGGTTCCGGATCACGCGGCTACGGACAAGTTAAATTTGACCTGGTAAAAATTACTCAATATAAAATTGAAAGAGAAAATGAAATAGTAAAAATAATAGAAGATAAAACAAACGTTTAA
- the csm1_2 gene encoding type III-A CRISPR-associated protein Cas10/Csm1, with translation MYKESLRDKIYLAALLHDIGKFWQRADKLDIQESNEIKEHIKNILGDISNITQDGFATHAHVAYTLQFFENKKSLFNQLLNDDKTNINLGNLSAKHHKPKQFEEKIIQLADWWSSGFDRTRTYDTPENKVGFKERPLHSIFNSLNLRNNEKKENKNYYINLNQLSLNKNIIFPTEKHNVNQVSYNKLWKDFVFEFDKLEIYKDFRIFADTLCYLLQKYTWCIPASTLKKEIHDSSLFEHLKTTAAIAICLYDYLYTKKINDLEQLNEEHRPLQLVCIDISGIQNFIYNITMKGAAKALKGRSFYLQLLIDTIINEILYELNYYRSNVLYSSGGKAYLLLPNIDKVNKFLSDYHEKIENWLFDKFKGNIYISIGKATFYFDKTHDEEKKYLIDNEETHSYIGDLWKKTLDNAAKYKNKKFKSVIIGAPDFFEPFGSGGETETCDLTGDEIEKNDVHYLDEFKFSSNVIEQIELGKTLKESTYLVWSSSYNNPIINYNLYNFKKQPTPLKIHNSYWYFFNENSKPTSIDNALIYKLVENEKGLDFLNTIPGNSVKSFRFYAGTTNIESFSDLIEDKNANFKRLAAYVMDIDNLGKIFVEGFKNFDNNRNLVADNSSFSRLTTLSFFLDLFFSGYINVIKRKYENTLMIIYSGGDDLLAIGDWKSILNFVEDVRNEFFDFVCHKPEISFSGGIALFNEKFPVSKAIDLAKEAEGKAKSFNKNRKGYLGIFGNVVSLKMNDDEFLKIKNIKNSLVNFYKNQIITSSFIQRFQLIYELKNINEEKNNLSYRWTSAYFFSRYEKRVKNKTHEFSDFMKKLYDDLALFLNQTKIDLTISERNYDLYAIAARWAELEIRSLKSETKTI, from the coding sequence ATGTATAAAGAATCTTTAAGAGACAAAATCTATTTGGCAGCCCTGCTGCACGACATAGGCAAATTCTGGCAAAGAGCGGATAAACTAGATATTCAGGAAAGCAATGAGATTAAAGAACATATAAAAAACATACTTGGCGATATTTCCAATATTACACAAGACGGCTTTGCAACCCATGCTCATGTAGCATATACCTTGCAATTCTTTGAAAACAAAAAATCACTATTTAATCAACTACTCAATGATGATAAAACAAATATAAATTTAGGTAATCTTTCAGCCAAACATCACAAACCGAAACAATTTGAAGAAAAAATTATCCAATTGGCAGATTGGTGGAGCAGCGGCTTCGATAGAACCAGGACATATGATACACCTGAGAACAAGGTTGGATTTAAAGAAAGACCCCTTCATTCAATATTTAATAGTTTAAATTTAAGAAATAATGAAAAAAAAGAAAATAAAAATTATTACATCAATCTCAATCAATTATCATTAAACAAGAACATCATCTTTCCAACAGAAAAACACAATGTGAATCAAGTATCCTACAATAAATTATGGAAAGATTTTGTTTTTGAATTCGATAAACTAGAAATTTACAAAGATTTCAGAATTTTCGCAGATACTTTATGCTATCTGCTCCAAAAATATACCTGGTGTATCCCCGCTTCTACCTTAAAAAAAGAGATTCACGACAGCAGCTTATTTGAACACTTAAAAACCACGGCCGCCATTGCAATCTGCTTATACGACTATTTATACACGAAAAAAATAAATGATTTAGAACAATTAAATGAAGAACATCGACCTTTACAGTTGGTGTGTATTGATATCAGTGGTATCCAAAATTTTATATATAACATCACGATGAAAGGTGCAGCCAAAGCACTCAAAGGTAGGTCTTTTTACCTTCAACTTTTAATCGACACAATTATTAATGAGATACTATATGAATTAAATTATTATCGTAGCAATGTTCTTTATAGTAGCGGTGGAAAAGCATATTTGTTATTGCCTAACATTGACAAGGTAAATAAATTTTTAAGCGATTATCACGAAAAAATTGAAAATTGGTTATTCGACAAATTCAAAGGAAATATCTATATATCCATAGGGAAAGCAACATTTTATTTTGATAAAACCCATGATGAAGAAAAAAAATACTTAATCGATAACGAAGAAACACATTCCTATATTGGAGATTTATGGAAAAAAACATTGGATAATGCAGCGAAATATAAAAATAAAAAATTCAAATCTGTTATTATAGGGGCCCCTGATTTCTTTGAACCATTCGGATCGGGCGGAGAAACAGAAACATGTGACCTGACAGGCGATGAAATAGAGAAAAATGACGTACATTATCTTGATGAATTTAAATTTAGTTCAAACGTAATAGAACAAATTGAGTTAGGAAAAACACTAAAAGAATCAACTTATTTAGTTTGGTCAAGTTCCTACAATAATCCTATCATCAACTACAATTTATACAATTTTAAAAAACAACCAACCCCCTTAAAAATTCATAATTCATATTGGTATTTCTTTAATGAAAACAGCAAGCCAACCAGCATAGACAATGCACTAATATACAAACTGGTTGAGAATGAAAAAGGTCTTGACTTTTTAAATACAATTCCCGGAAACTCAGTTAAATCTTTTCGATTTTATGCTGGAACAACCAATATCGAATCATTCAGCGATTTGATTGAAGATAAAAATGCCAATTTCAAACGTCTCGCAGCGTATGTAATGGATATCGATAACTTGGGTAAGATATTTGTCGAAGGATTTAAAAATTTTGATAATAATAGAAACCTTGTAGCAGATAATTCCAGTTTTTCCCGTTTAACCACATTATCTTTTTTTCTTGATTTATTTTTCAGTGGATATATCAATGTAATTAAAAGAAAGTATGAAAATACTCTAATGATAATATACTCGGGTGGAGATGATTTACTGGCAATCGGTGATTGGAAAAGTATCTTAAACTTTGTAGAAGATGTCAGAAATGAATTTTTTGATTTTGTATGCCATAAACCTGAAATATCCTTCTCCGGAGGCATTGCTTTATTCAACGAAAAATTCCCTGTAAGCAAAGCCATTGATCTAGCAAAAGAAGCAGAGGGTAAAGCAAAATCTTTCAACAAGAATCGCAAAGGTTATTTGGGTATATTTGGTAATGTCGTCAGTTTGAAAATGAATGACGATGAATTTTTAAAAATAAAAAACATAAAAAACAGTCTGGTAAACTTTTACAAAAATCAAATTATAACCTCATCTTTCATACAAAGATTCCAACTAATCTACGAATTAAAAAACATCAATGAAGAAAAAAATAATTTAAGCTACAGATGGACATCTGCTTATTTTTTCAGTAGATATGAAAAAAGAGTTAAAAACAAAACACATGAGTTTTCTGATTTTATGAAAAAATTATATGATGATCTGGCTCTTTTTCTAAATCAAACTAAAATTGACCTTACAATCAGTGAAAGAAATTATGATTTATATGCCATTGCTGCAAGGTGGGCAGAATTGGAAATTCGATCACTTAAATCAGAAACAAAAACGATTTAA
- a CDS encoding WYL domain-containing protein, translating to MNETFYKFALKKMPINKNAWIRYLTLDRCFRNIGRKYYIDDLVDACNEALLEENPNSSGVKKRQIFNDINYMRSPKGFNAPIESYRDGNRTYYRYEDTNFSILQQLLPQNIIEISQDLLAFLLQIDGLAPIQELHDKLPELLKFYKIKKREPFVEFDFNLDYVGLKNFSPMFNAINNRQVLEITYDSYFKKKIETFIFHPHYLKEYRQRWYVLGYNETENIDCYILGLERIVDFKELRYKHYFSSTVDYKEYFYDIIGVTKELNKKPEKINLLIHPDFEKYILTRPFHPSQINKNKFIDGWREIELEVIINEELVNHLIPYMQFIKILGPPALIDIVKYRLTEGLKNLDSPVCANKL from the coding sequence ATGAATGAAACATTCTATAAATTTGCTTTAAAAAAAATGCCGATCAATAAAAATGCATGGATACGTTATCTGACTCTGGACCGTTGTTTTAGAAACATCGGCCGGAAATACTATATCGACGATTTAGTTGATGCCTGCAACGAAGCTTTGTTGGAAGAAAATCCAAATTCATCAGGTGTTAAAAAAAGACAAATCTTCAATGACATCAACTACATGAGAAGTCCCAAAGGATTCAATGCCCCCATAGAATCATATAGAGATGGCAACCGTACTTACTATCGTTATGAAGACACAAATTTCAGCATCTTGCAACAATTGTTGCCACAAAATATCATCGAAATCTCCCAAGACCTCCTTGCTTTTCTATTGCAAATCGACGGACTGGCCCCTATTCAAGAACTGCATGATAAACTCCCCGAATTGTTGAAATTTTACAAAATCAAAAAAAGAGAACCCTTTGTTGAATTTGACTTTAATTTAGATTACGTAGGTCTCAAAAACTTCTCTCCCATGTTTAATGCCATTAACAATCGACAAGTGCTGGAAATTACCTACGATTCATATTTTAAAAAGAAAATCGAAACATTTATTTTCCATCCGCATTATCTTAAAGAATACCGTCAACGCTGGTATGTATTGGGCTATAACGAAACAGAAAATATTGATTGCTACATTCTTGGCCTGGAACGAATCGTTGACTTTAAGGAACTCAGATACAAACATTATTTCAGTTCTACTGTCGACTACAAAGAATATTTTTACGACATAATAGGTGTAACCAAAGAATTAAACAAAAAGCCCGAAAAAATTAACTTGTTGATACATCCGGATTTCGAAAAATATATCCTAACTCGCCCTTTTCATCCCTCGCAAATCAATAAAAACAAATTTATCGATGGTTGGCGTGAAATAGAATTGGAAGTCATCATTAACGAAGAACTAGTCAATCATCTCATTCCATATATGCAATTTATCAAAATTCTCGGACCTCCCGCACTGATTGACATTGTAAAATACAGACTTACTGAAGGATTGAAAAATCTCGACTCCCCTGTTTGCGCCAACAAACTTTGA